The segment AGGTACTGGTGACAAGGGTGACCTTCTCCCACGAGAAGGTGATCCTGTACCAAGTGTTTGGCAAACTGTACCCACACTTCTACTTCGATTACACCCAACCCACAAACCTGGTGCTCACCAGGTTGAAGTAGCAACTAGCAAAAGGAGTTATGCTGTATTTCTTCGCTGGGTTCTTTGAGAAGGTTACTCCCTAAACAAACCACTGAAAGCAACGCAGCCAACATCATTAGTTGCAACTGGATGGTGAAGGGTAGCTGGTCTGTAATAGGCTGCTACCCTTTTTTTCGTCCAGTGTTTTATCTGACCACTAACAAAACCCTACACAATGGAGCTACTAACTCAACTGGCATACACGAGCCAGCGCCTCAGCAACTGCCTGCCCTACGTTCCCCTGAACCAACTCTCTGACGTCACCTCCTTCCTTTGCCTTCTGGTGCGCCACGCCAATGACCAGGAGAAGGAGAAGTTCTATGAGCTGAACAGCAGGTTCCTACACATCATTGAGATTGTAGAGACTATCAGGAGCGAATACCAGAAGCCTGCTGTGGCTGAACAGATTGATTCCCAAGCAAACCACTTCACCAACCTTTAACCTTAAACTCGTAGAAACATGGAAACCACATTGATGAGGCTCAATGCCCAACCAGAGCCAAGGCTCACAGTTACCAGAAACCCAGAGGCAGGCGCACAGTCTGCCTCTTCTGCTTTCATAGAAGCCAACACTGTCTCTATCCCCTTTACAGAGATACAGCAGGACCACATCATCCCAGTGTACGTCAAGGACAACGAGCCCCTGATCAGCCAGTCAGACTTCATCCAGACCACGCAGGAGCTGGTAAACACTATCTTCAGGGGTGAGCAGGTCCTGAGCCCAGCTATACGCTGCAGCCATCCCATCAAGGGCAGGACCCCAGAGGCGAAGGACAAGCCTGCGAACCAACTGCAGGACTGGGAGAAGACCTTGTATTACGAGCGCATGATGTTCGTGATAGAGATTCCTACAGTCCATGACACCATAGATGGCAACCCATTGACGCTTACTGTGGGAGGCGTGAAGGCCTACAACCTGGACAATCTTTACAACAAGAAAGGCGCTGCTGAGCACTTCAAGGTGTTCATTGGGTTTAAGAACATGGTCTGCACCAATCTCTGCGTGAGGACTGATGGCTACCTGGCTGACCTGAGGGTGAGCAGCGTTGACCAGCTTTATTCTGCTATCTACCAGCTTCTGAGTTCCTACGACCAACATCTTCACCTACGACAGATGCAGTCTCTCACAGAACACTCCATCTCAGAACAGCAGTTCGCCCAGCTTTTAGGCAGATGCAGGATGTACCCACACCTACCTACAGATGACAAGAAACAGATACCAGCCCTGTTGTATGGTGATTCTCAGCTCACGTCTGTCTGCAGGGACTATTACAAAGACGTGAACTTCTGCAGGCAGGAGGATGGGAGAATAAACCTCTGGAAACTGTACAACCTGTTCACTGGGGCCAACAAGTCCACCTACATTGACCAGTTTCTGGACCGCTCTATCAATGCTTTGGACTTTGCCTCACAGGTACAGGGCGCATTACAGGGCAATAGCACAAGCTGGTATCTGAACTAACTGGAAAGGCAGGAAGTAATCCTTTGGGGTTACTTCCTCTTCTCATTTTAGTTTGATATACTTGTTCAACCCTACAAGGTAAAGCTATGATAGCGAACCAGCTTCAGTAAAGACAACCATTGTTTCACCTAAGACACACATCAATGAAAAAGTCAGCAAGAATTCTTGGTTTCACCCTTGTCTCTGTAGCGTGGTTATGCTTCCTGGTGGCACTTATATATGTGAGTTGGGAGATCATTTTGACAGGTTTAACATCACAATGAGAAAGGTTCTGTTTAGGGCTTATGTAAGCTTGGCTAGTGTGTTATTGGTGGCAGTCATCATCTCTGCGTAGCAATGTATATAAGTTGTGCTTGCCAGAAACTAATGTTAGAATAGAGCGAACTTATAGGCAGGAAAACCTATAACAACATTACCACCCAGTCGTAGGAGCCTGCATATCCCATCTCATCAATCTGTTCTTAGATGTTTACGTGTATGCCCTGGGTTTTGCTTACAAGATACAACAAGCAATTCAAGGCCAGAAGTCAATCTAGTACTTGAACTAGAGTTGAATACAAGTAATTGAACATCCAAATACTATAGGTTGAGTGTAATAACATTATAAGCAAACACTTTGCTTAGTTGCACTTTATACTTTGCCTATAGTATTTCACCACCAACTTTACTTAACTTAAAGCCTCAGTATAAGCTACAGCCAATTTCATCCAATATTCTACTCCCCCCTAATGACATTCATAAACCCAGTTTCCATTGAAAAGCTTCTGCGTGCAGGAAGCAATATGGATGCTTATCTAAAAGAGGTTAAAAAGGAAGTATCTGTAGCAGGTACAAAGGCTGTGGTACATTTCTATCTAATTAACTTTGATGGAAATCAAAGCCCAAGAGTGGCTGACTTAGCTGAGTTCCTATCGTTTAGGCTGCTAGACTACTGCATTCCACGAGATGAGATCCAAAGAGCAAAGGAGGAAGACCTTAAAAACAATTCAAGTGTGCAAATAACTAAGTTAGGTAAGAAAGCTAAACTCCTACTGACTGATCTAGAAAAAACAGGTGAAGGAGGTGAGCTTATGTTGTATGCTCTAGCTCAAGAATACCTAAAGATGCCTCAGTTACTTTGTAAAATGCCACTTAAAACAAGTTCCCAAATGCATGTTCATGGTGTAGATGGTGTTCATGTAAAGTTTGATCCAGGAAGTGGTTGCTTAGCGATATATTGGGGCGAATCTAAGATGCATCAGACTTTTGGCAGTGCAGTAGATGATTGTTTTGAAAGTGTAGGGAAATTTTTAAGCAACACAGGAGGTAGTGGAACTCAGTTCCAAAGAGAGTTACAGTTGATGATTTCAAATATTGACTTATTGGA is part of the Rufibacter tibetensis genome and harbors:
- a CDS encoding DUF3871 family protein — translated: METTLMRLNAQPEPRLTVTRNPEAGAQSASSAFIEANTVSIPFTEIQQDHIIPVYVKDNEPLISQSDFIQTTQELVNTIFRGEQVLSPAIRCSHPIKGRTPEAKDKPANQLQDWEKTLYYERMMFVIEIPTVHDTIDGNPLTLTVGGVKAYNLDNLYNKKGAAEHFKVFIGFKNMVCTNLCVRTDGYLADLRVSSVDQLYSAIYQLLSSYDQHLHLRQMQSLTEHSISEQQFAQLLGRCRMYPHLPTDDKKQIPALLYGDSQLTSVCRDYYKDVNFCRQEDGRINLWKLYNLFTGANKSTYIDQFLDRSINALDFASQVQGALQGNSTSWYLN
- a CDS encoding HamA C-terminal domain-containing protein, with translation MTFINPVSIEKLLRAGSNMDAYLKEVKKEVSVAGTKAVVHFYLINFDGNQSPRVADLAEFLSFRLLDYCIPRDEIQRAKEEDLKNNSSVQITKLGKKAKLLLTDLEKTGEGGELMLYALAQEYLKMPQLLCKMPLKTSSQMHVHGVDGVHVKFDPGSGCLAIYWGESKMHQTFGSAVDDCFESVGKFLSNTGGSGTQFQRELQLMISNIDLLDNDLEEAILTYLDKDHVNYTKAKNCAVCLVAFDYKRYPLGPNQTQLQDLLAEAIKKVDKWIKRVGTSLVAKAPLHTYDIELFIVPFPSVDGFRQSFLEELGLK